A stretch of DNA from Candidatus Lernaella stagnicola:
TGCGCAGCGATGACGAAATCGTCCAGGGTCCGCCCCGTCCTTTGGTGGAGGACCTGGACGCGCTGCCGTGGCCCGCGCGCGACCTGCTGCCGCTGGAAAAATACGTGCCCGATCCGGGCAGCTTCTATTCACTTCCCACGACGAGCATTCTCTATTCGCGGGGCTGCCCGCTTCATTGCACCTTTTGCTCGAAGTCGGTCTTTCACGACGTCATTCGCTATCGCCGTCCCGAAAACCTGATCGAGGAAATGCGCGCCTGCATGCGGGATTACCGCCTCAGCGATTTCCGTTTCGTCGACGAAGGCCCCACGATGCGCCCGGCGCGAATGCGTGAACTCTGCCAAGCTATCCTCGCGGCGGGGCTGCGCATCACGTGGCACACGTATTCGCGGGTCGACACCGTCACGCGCGACGACCTGGAACTCATGCGCCGCGCCGGCTGCTACCACGTCACCTACGGCGTGGAATCGGGCAGCGCGCGCACCCTCGAGCGCATCGACAAGCGCCTCACCTTGGACCGAGCCCGCGAAGCCATCGCCATGACCAAAAGCCTCGGGATGGAGTGCAAGGCGAATTTCATCATCGGTTTTCCGTGGGAAACACGCGACGACGTTACTCGCACGCTGCGCTTCGCCTTCGACATCTCGCCGGACCTGGTGACCATCAACGTGTTCAAGCCCTTGCCCGGCAGCCGTTTGTACGACGAGTTGGAAGAAAGCGGTGAGCTTCGCCATACAAAATGGGAGGACTACTTCGCCACCAGCGAGTACTTGTTGTTCAAATCGCATTTCACCGAGCGGGAAATGAAGCGGATCCTCAAACGCGCCATCCTTCGCTTCCACCTGCGCCCGCGCTTTTTATGGCAACGTTTTCGAAGGCTGCTGCGCCACCCGCGCCGCGAGGCGTTCACCCTCTGGCTGGGCATGAAAATTATTATCGGTGATCTATTTCGCTAGATGTCCTCAACGGCGCCGGAAATAACGACTCCCAAGAAAAGAAGGCGCACCGGAGTGCGCCTTTTGTTTTCGAGTGTTGGATGCCAAGCG
This window harbors:
- a CDS encoding radical SAM protein, with the protein product MRMLLVQTPNVEGTLLNLPGKELPLSLLYLAANARRAGHEVAVLDLDFWGGRSPFLENALQRLRPDLVGVSAYTTNVARAGDIAAMVKQWNPEARTVLGGFHASALPARTLAEFPDFDFVIAGEGEHTLVELAAALESGDSPAGLPGIALRSDDEIVQGPPRPLVEDLDALPWPARDLLPLEKYVPDPGSFYSLPTTSILYSRGCPLHCTFCSKSVFHDVIRYRRPENLIEEMRACMRDYRLSDFRFVDEGPTMRPARMRELCQAILAAGLRITWHTYSRVDTVTRDDLELMRRAGCYHVTYGVESGSARTLERIDKRLTLDRAREAIAMTKSLGMECKANFIIGFPWETRDDVTRTLRFAFDISPDLVTINVFKPLPGSRLYDELEESGELRHTKWEDYFATSEYLLFKSHFTEREMKRILKRAILRFHLRPRFLWQRFRRLLRHPRREAFTLWLGMKIIIGDLFR